In one window of Nerophis ophidion isolate RoL-2023_Sa linkage group LG05, RoL_Noph_v1.0, whole genome shotgun sequence DNA:
- the fkbp1b gene encoding peptidyl-prolyl cis-trans isomerase FKBP1B isoform X1, producing MGVEVETISPGDGSTFPKKGQTCVVHYIGMLQNGKKFDSSRDRNKPFKFKIGRSEVIKGWEEGVAQMSLGQRVKLTCTPDMAYGATGHPGVIPPNATLIFDVELLKLE from the exons ATGGGTGTGGAAGTAGAAACAATATCTCCTGGTGATG GAAGCACATTTCCAAAGAAGGGTCAGACCTGTGTTGTTCATTACATAG GTATGCTGCAGAATGGGAAAAAGTTTGACTCGTCCCGAGACAGAAACAAGCCCTTCAAGTTCAAGATTGGACGAAGCGAGGTCATTAAAGGCTGGGAAGAAGGTGTGGCTCAG ATGAGCCTGGGCCAGCGGGTGAAGCTCACGTGCACACCAGACATGGCCTACGGCGCGACGGGCCACCCCGGGGTCATCCCCCCCAACGCCACACTCATTTTTGATGTAGAACTTCTCAAACTGGAGTAA
- the fkbp1b gene encoding peptidyl-prolyl cis-trans isomerase FKBP1B isoform X2 translates to MGVEVETISPGDGMLQNGKKFDSSRDRNKPFKFKIGRSEVIKGWEEGVAQMSLGQRVKLTCTPDMAYGATGHPGVIPPNATLIFDVELLKLE, encoded by the exons ATGGGTGTGGAAGTAGAAACAATATCTCCTGGTGATG GTATGCTGCAGAATGGGAAAAAGTTTGACTCGTCCCGAGACAGAAACAAGCCCTTCAAGTTCAAGATTGGACGAAGCGAGGTCATTAAAGGCTGGGAAGAAGGTGTGGCTCAG ATGAGCCTGGGCCAGCGGGTGAAGCTCACGTGCACACCAGACATGGCCTACGGCGCGACGGGCCACCCCGGGGTCATCCCCCCCAACGCCACACTCATTTTTGATGTAGAACTTCTCAAACTGGAGTAA